A single genomic interval of uncultured Sunxiuqinia sp. harbors:
- a CDS encoding DUF3826 domain-containing protein, which produces MKKSLLIASVFVAVSFLYTPATEANCSVHPPVVSNQLSDQEQKATKWVKSLELTDKAKEERVIDIVAEHLTAVKTWHNEHPGSAVPAGVNPRTGEKLTELDRQMIADSAMPESVHENLMNGLRKDLTEEQVEAILDKYTVGKVDFTMRGYHAIVPDLTDEEAAVILGHLKEAREMAVDYKQMKEISAIFEIYKTKCEKYLNSNGRDWHQLYKAFVKKIKEEKNKE; this is translated from the coding sequence ATGAAAAAATCATTACTAATAGCTTCTGTTTTTGTAGCAGTGTCTTTCTTGTACACTCCGGCTACCGAGGCAAATTGTTCCGTGCACCCACCAGTCGTTAGCAATCAATTATCCGATCAGGAACAGAAAGCAACAAAGTGGGTGAAATCGCTAGAGTTGACCGATAAAGCGAAAGAAGAGCGTGTAATAGACATTGTAGCTGAACATCTGACTGCTGTGAAAACATGGCACAATGAGCATCCCGGATCAGCGGTTCCTGCCGGAGTAAATCCAAGGACAGGGGAAAAACTGACCGAGCTGGATCGACAAATGATTGCCGATTCAGCCATGCCCGAAAGTGTGCATGAGAATTTAATGAACGGACTTCGTAAAGACTTGACAGAAGAGCAGGTTGAGGCTATTTTGGATAAATACACCGTAGGTAAGGTTGACTTCACTATGCGTGGTTACCACGCCATTGTGCCAGACCTAACCGATGAAGAAGCTGCTGTAATTTTAGGACATTTAAAGGAGGCTCGAGAAATGGCAGTCGATTATAAACAGATGAAGGAGATCTCTGCTATTTTCGAAATCTACAAAACGAAATGCGAGAAATACTTAAATAGTAACGGACGAGATTGGCACCAGCTTTATAAGGCCTTTGTCAAAAAAATAAAAGAAGAAAAAAACAAAGAGTAA
- a CDS encoding sialidase family protein, with the protein MKLYFRNSLIVMFVLACLFSVESNAQENRWKKGIVKEQFIYEEDVYPSCHAGTLAETPDGIVAAWFGGTRERNPDVTIRFSRLVDGEWTKSVEVANGVQNDTLRYPTWNPVLYQIPDGDLLLFYKVGPSPSGWWGMLKRSTDNGITWSEAEKLPDGFIGPVKNKPLLLGNGDLICGSSTEGGQGWQVHFELTPDFGKTWRKVGPINSPSIYQIIQPSVLKHQDGGLSILCRSKNSVLVDSYSSDNGETWSLPQASGLPNNNSGTDAVSLKDGRQLAVYNHVKTPIGAKKGYRTPLNVAVSDDGKHWSAALVLEDSEISQYSYPAVIQSADGMVHFIYTWRRERMKYVKVDPTKLELTEIIDEKWPEK; encoded by the coding sequence ATGAAATTATATTTCAGAAATAGTCTAATTGTGATGTTTGTTCTTGCTTGTCTTTTTTCAGTTGAGTCAAATGCACAGGAAAATCGATGGAAAAAAGGAATAGTAAAAGAACAGTTTATATACGAAGAAGATGTTTATCCTTCTTGTCATGCCGGAACGTTGGCTGAGACACCTGATGGTATTGTTGCTGCTTGGTTTGGTGGCACACGCGAACGAAACCCGGATGTGACCATCCGTTTCAGTCGTTTGGTCGATGGTGAGTGGACAAAGTCGGTTGAAGTGGCCAACGGGGTGCAAAACGATACGCTGCGTTATCCAACTTGGAATCCGGTTTTGTATCAAATTCCTGATGGCGATTTGCTGTTGTTTTATAAAGTTGGACCAAGTCCTTCCGGTTGGTGGGGCATGCTAAAGCGTTCTACCGACAATGGAATAACGTGGAGCGAAGCCGAAAAACTACCAGATGGCTTTATTGGCCCGGTAAAAAATAAACCTTTGTTATTAGGTAACGGCGATTTGATCTGCGGGTCAAGTACTGAAGGAGGACAGGGGTGGCAGGTTCATTTCGAATTGACCCCTGATTTTGGTAAAACCTGGCGTAAGGTTGGCCCAATTAATAGCCCAAGCATCTATCAAATTATTCAGCCCAGCGTTTTGAAACACCAAGACGGGGGTTTGTCTATTTTATGCCGAAGTAAAAACAGCGTATTGGTTGATTCGTATTCTTCGGACAATGGCGAAACATGGTCGTTGCCACAAGCTTCAGGACTTCCAAATAACAATTCAGGAACCGATGCCGTTTCGTTGAAAGATGGCCGTCAACTGGCTGTTTACAACCACGTAAAAACACCCATTGGCGCTAAAAAAGGTTATCGCACACCACTTAATGTAGCGGTTTCCGATGATGGCAAACACTGGTCTGCAGCGCTTGTATTGGAAGATTCCGAAATCAGTCAGTATTCTTATCCGGCAGTAATTCAGTCGGCTGATGGCATGGTGCATTTCATTTACACCTGGCGTCGTGAACGAATGAAATACGTAAAAGTTGATCCGACAAAATTGGAATTGACTGAAATTATTGATGAAAAGTGGCCCGAAAAATAA
- a CDS encoding PocR ligand-binding domain-containing protein, translated as MTAKINILNLIDFEKVNKLLEGFNQSTGFVTAILDLQGNVLSKSGWRQICTHFHRINPKTSKNCTVSDTVLANELGNGEKYHFYKCLNGLVDVAVPLIIKGEHIANLFSGQFFFEEPNRNYFKKQARKFGFHEEEYLRALENVPVVSKEKVKIAMDFLLNMTQLISEITLQKLEQDQSNKALIESEERLRTVISSSADWVWEVDKDGKYIYSSQKSIDFFGISEEEIIGKTPFDLMPEDEAKRVAPIFTKIAAKKQPIKDLENWSIGKNGELICLLTNALPILNNEGELIGYRGIDKNITQRKLFEKELIKAKEKAEESEKKYRAFVEQSSEGIYRMELDKPMDLSLNTEEQIDFIYKHTYIAECNHRFAQMYGNESPEDLVGIKQQELLGGKNNQKNRQAFKNFITSNYRLTNVETEEKIKNGKTIQLLNSAVGYIENGKLLRYWGLKIDITEQKKMLQELTQAKEKAEEGERALKHSYDLMKYIIEHNRSAIAVHDKDYKYIFVSQRYLQDYQVKEKEIIGKHHYDVFPDLPQKWHDVHKKALMGEVSSAENDPYYKDDGTVGWARWECRPWYDRDNSIGGFIIYSEVITDRINMELKLREAKEKAEESDRLKSAFLANMSHEIRTPMNGILGFTDLLLNPDLNSEERENFIKIVHKSGQRMLNTVNDIVEVSKIEAGIISVRNQKIDINTEVEEIVHFFKPEANKKGLNLMIDLLLPDNKKHIETDKDKLGSIISNLIKNAIKYTESGTIKVGCGLNDSLIELYVKDTGIGIPAHRQEAIFNRFEQADIADEMVFEGSGLGLAIAKSYVEMLGGKIWVESKEGIGSTFCFTLPAKRNITDNSSAEKKKNSSKYEKPKLLNRKLKILIADDDETSRKYLYLLVNDFGKEIMEAETGAKALELCQKYYDIDLILMDIKMPLMDGYQATRKIREFNKDVVIIAQTAYALSGDMGKALEAGCNDYISKPFERTKLENLLQKYFGKHLQNEQLVE; from the coding sequence ATGACAGCAAAAATAAATATTCTTAATTTAATCGATTTTGAGAAAGTAAATAAACTCCTTGAAGGATTCAACCAATCTACTGGATTTGTTACCGCTATTTTAGACTTACAAGGAAACGTGTTGTCAAAATCAGGGTGGAGACAAATTTGTACCCATTTTCATAGGATTAATCCGAAAACTTCAAAAAACTGTACAGTTAGCGATACGGTATTAGCTAACGAATTGGGGAATGGTGAAAAATACCATTTTTATAAATGCTTAAATGGGTTGGTCGACGTAGCAGTACCTCTAATCATTAAAGGAGAGCATATTGCCAACTTATTTTCAGGTCAATTCTTTTTTGAAGAACCCAATCGAAATTATTTTAAAAAACAAGCGAGAAAATTTGGTTTTCATGAAGAAGAATATCTCAGAGCACTCGAAAATGTACCGGTTGTTTCGAAGGAAAAAGTGAAAATTGCAATGGACTTTTTGCTGAATATGACACAACTTATTAGCGAAATAACCTTACAGAAACTGGAACAGGATCAGTCAAATAAAGCATTGATAGAAAGCGAAGAACGGTTAAGAACCGTCATTTCCAGCAGTGCTGACTGGGTTTGGGAAGTTGACAAGGATGGAAAATATATCTACAGCTCACAAAAAAGTATAGACTTTTTTGGAATATCAGAGGAAGAAATTATTGGGAAAACTCCATTCGATCTTATGCCGGAAGATGAAGCAAAAAGAGTTGCTCCCATTTTTACTAAAATAGCAGCAAAAAAACAACCAATAAAAGATTTGGAGAACTGGAGTATCGGGAAAAATGGAGAATTAATTTGCCTGCTTACCAATGCGCTCCCAATTTTAAATAATGAAGGAGAACTTATTGGATACAGGGGAATTGATAAAAACATAACTCAACGTAAACTTTTTGAAAAAGAATTAATAAAGGCTAAAGAAAAAGCAGAAGAAAGCGAAAAAAAATACCGGGCATTTGTAGAACAGAGTTCGGAGGGGATTTATAGGATGGAGCTTGATAAACCAATGGATTTATCCTTGAATACCGAGGAGCAAATCGATTTTATATATAAGCATACATACATTGCTGAATGTAACCACCGGTTTGCTCAAATGTATGGTAATGAATCTCCTGAAGACCTTGTCGGAATAAAACAACAAGAACTTCTCGGTGGAAAAAATAATCAAAAAAACAGGCAGGCTTTCAAAAACTTTATTACATCAAATTACCGATTAACAAACGTAGAAACTGAAGAAAAAATAAAGAATGGGAAAACCATTCAACTCTTAAATAGTGCAGTTGGCTATATCGAAAACGGAAAACTACTTCGGTATTGGGGACTGAAAATTGATATTACAGAACAAAAAAAAATGTTACAGGAATTAACTCAAGCCAAAGAAAAAGCCGAGGAAGGAGAGAGAGCATTAAAACATTCATATGATTTAATGAAATACATAATTGAACATAACAGAAGTGCAATCGCTGTTCATGACAAAGATTACAAATACATCTTCGTAAGTCAAAGATATTTACAGGACTATCAGGTAAAAGAAAAAGAAATTATAGGAAAGCATCATTATGATGTATTCCCGGATTTACCACAAAAATGGCATGATGTCCATAAAAAAGCATTAATGGGTGAAGTATCCAGTGCCGAAAATGACCCATATTACAAAGATGACGGAACAGTTGGGTGGGCACGATGGGAATGCCGCCCATGGTACGATAGAGATAATTCTATTGGCGGTTTTATCATTTATTCTGAAGTAATTACGGACCGTATAAATATGGAACTAAAACTCAGAGAAGCTAAAGAAAAAGCCGAGGAAAGCGACCGTTTAAAATCGGCATTTCTGGCAAATATGAGTCACGAAATACGCACCCCGATGAATGGTATATTGGGTTTTACTGACCTTCTTTTAAATCCTGATTTAAATAGCGAGGAGCGAGAAAACTTTATAAAAATTGTACATAAAAGCGGACAGCGTATGTTGAATACGGTAAACGATATTGTTGAAGTCTCAAAAATTGAAGCAGGAATTATTAGTGTTAGAAACCAGAAAATAGATATTAATACTGAGGTAGAAGAAATAGTTCATTTTTTTAAACCTGAAGCAAATAAGAAAGGTCTGAATCTAATGATTGATTTGTTGCTGCCTGATAATAAAAAGCATATAGAAACTGACAAGGATAAACTGGGCTCCATAATTTCAAACCTAATAAAAAATGCAATAAAATATACCGAATCTGGGACGATAAAAGTTGGTTGCGGATTAAATGACTCTTTAATTGAACTTTATGTAAAAGATACAGGAATAGGAATTCCGGCTCATCGGCAAGAAGCAATTTTTAATCGATTTGAACAAGCTGATATTGCAGATGAGATGGTTTTTGAAGGTTCAGGGTTGGGACTTGCCATTGCCAAATCTTATGTGGAAATGCTGGGTGGAAAAATTTGGGTGGAAAGCAAGGAAGGAATAGGGTCAACATTTTGTTTTACGTTGCCTGCAAAAAGGAATATAACCGATAATTCATCTGCTGAAAAAAAGAAGAACTCATCCAAATACGAAAAGCCAAAATTATTAAATAGAAAACTAAAAATACTAATAGCCGATGATGATGAAACCTCCCGTAAATATCTTTACCTTTTGGTCAATGATTTTGGCAAAGAAATAATGGAGGCTGAAACAGGAGCTAAAGCTCTTGAACTTTGTCAAAAGTATTATGATATCGATTTAATTCTTATGGATATAAAAATGCCGTTAATGGATGGCTACCAAGCAACACGCAAAATTCGGGAATTTAACAAGGATGTCGTAATAATCGCCCAAACCGCGTATGCTCTTTCAGGTGATATGGGAAAAGCATTGGAGGCAGGTTGTAACGATTATATTTCGAAACCCTTTGAAAGAACCAAATTAGAGAATTTACTACAAAAGTATTTTGGGAAACATTTACAAAATGAGCAGTTGGTAGAATGA
- a CDS encoding site-specific integrase, which translates to MAKQHIRTGNDGKKWIIIDRTKNGSRCRVPLLPVAKKILKRYKNYPTNTSKGLLLPVNSNQKKNAYLKEIADICGIKKNLSMHVARHTFATTITLTNGVPIETVSKVLGHSSLKTTQIYVRILDTKISQDFHTIMNKQD; encoded by the coding sequence TTGGCAAAACAACATATAAGAACTGGAAACGATGGAAAAAAATGGATTATTATAGATCGAACTAAAAATGGATCCAGATGCAGAGTTCCATTATTACCTGTTGCTAAAAAGATTTTAAAGCGCTACAAAAACTATCCAACAAATACTTCAAAAGGATTATTGTTACCAGTAAATTCAAACCAAAAAAAGAATGCTTATTTAAAAGAGATTGCGGATATATGCGGAATTAAAAAGAATTTATCCATGCATGTTGCCAGGCATACATTTGCAACAACAATAACATTAACTAATGGAGTGCCAATTGAAACTGTATCAAAAGTACTTGGGCACAGTTCTCTTAAAACTACCCAGATTTATGTCCGGATATTAGACACAAAAATTTCGCAAGATTTTCACACTATAATGAATAAACAAGATTAA
- the asnA gene encoding aspartate--ammonia ligase, which produces MKLYFPENYKSHLDLKQTEKAIKLVKDFFQQDLSSELKLSRITAPLFVMKGTGINDDLNGIERPVTFPVKELNDQVAEVVHSLAKWKRMTLADLDVEAGYGIYTDMNAIRPDEELTNIHSLYVDQWDWERVISNEERNLHFLKKLVRKIYTVLLRTEFFVYEHYPQIKPILPEEITFIHAEDLEAEYPTLTSKERENEVAKKYGAVFIIGIGGSLPSGKKHDGRAPDYDDWSTETKAGYKGLNGDIVIWNPTLQSSFEISSMGIRVDKEALLHQLKLTTNEDRKDLLWHKRLLNNEFPLSIGGGIGQSRICMYFLRKAHIGEIQSSIWPNEMYEQCRKHNIHLV; this is translated from the coding sequence ATGAAATTATATTTTCCAGAAAACTACAAGTCTCATCTGGACTTAAAACAGACAGAAAAGGCCATCAAGTTAGTGAAGGATTTTTTCCAGCAAGATCTGTCTTCCGAGCTGAAGTTGAGTCGAATTACAGCTCCACTTTTTGTGATGAAAGGAACTGGTATTAATGATGATTTAAATGGTATAGAGCGTCCGGTTACTTTCCCCGTAAAGGAATTAAATGATCAGGTTGCGGAAGTTGTGCATTCATTGGCCAAGTGGAAGCGAATGACATTGGCAGATTTAGATGTTGAGGCCGGCTACGGAATTTACACCGATATGAACGCAATTCGCCCGGATGAAGAGCTGACCAACATCCATTCATTGTACGTTGATCAATGGGATTGGGAACGTGTGATCTCGAATGAAGAAAGGAATCTACATTTTCTTAAAAAGCTAGTCCGTAAAATTTATACTGTCTTATTGCGAACGGAGTTTTTTGTCTATGAGCATTATCCTCAAATCAAGCCGATATTGCCAGAAGAAATTACGTTTATCCATGCCGAAGACCTGGAGGCCGAGTATCCTACACTTACCTCCAAGGAGCGTGAAAATGAAGTAGCAAAAAAATACGGAGCCGTATTTATTATCGGAATTGGAGGCTCACTTCCTAGCGGGAAAAAGCATGATGGGCGCGCCCCTGACTACGATGACTGGTCGACGGAAACAAAAGCCGGATACAAAGGGTTAAACGGCGATATTGTTATCTGGAACCCCACCCTGCAGAGCTCATTCGAAATATCTTCCATGGGAATTCGAGTAGACAAGGAGGCTCTGCTTCACCAGTTAAAATTGACGACTAACGAGGATCGGAAAGACTTACTATGGCACAAACGTTTGCTGAATAATGAATTTCCGCTCTCAATAGGAGGAGGAATAGGGCAGTCTCGTATTTGCATGTATTTCCTTCGGAAAGCACATATCGGTGAAATTCAGTCGAGTATCTGGCCCAATGAAATGTACGAGCAGTGCCGAAAACACAACATTCATCTTGTTTAA
- a CDS encoding MFS transporter, with protein sequence MNLFRHPNIVNLYLIKFSKWFNLVMPVVVIFYQENGLSMQEIFWLKSIYSVAIVAMEIPSGYLADVWGRKKTLILGALLGTAGFAMYSFSFGFWAFAMAEIVLGIGHSFVSGADTAMLYDSLKASKQENEYMKQEGWITSSGNFAEAIAGVSGGLLAALSLRMPFYFQFAVSSVAIPAAFLLREPQIHAKAIAKNFSSILKTIRQTFQHRELRSALLVSSFTGTASLTFAWFVQPYFKAINLPLPLFGTMWTLLNLSVGLSSMISYKVESKLGQRKSLLLIIIGLSVGYLLSAWQVSLAGLSILFFFYLIRGIAHPILKNYINGYTQSEVRATILSIRNFVIRINFAVIGPALGYLTDQFNLSTALFCAGISYLIVTLIVALPLLQK encoded by the coding sequence ATGAATCTATTTAGACATCCAAATATTGTCAATCTCTACCTGATTAAATTCTCTAAATGGTTCAATTTGGTCATGCCTGTTGTGGTGATTTTTTATCAGGAGAATGGACTAAGTATGCAGGAAATTTTCTGGCTCAAATCTATTTATTCGGTTGCTATTGTGGCTATGGAAATCCCATCGGGTTATCTAGCGGATGTTTGGGGACGTAAAAAGACCTTGATTCTGGGAGCACTGTTAGGAACGGCCGGATTTGCAATGTATAGTTTCTCCTTTGGATTTTGGGCTTTTGCCATGGCTGAAATAGTTTTAGGTATTGGACACAGTTTTGTCTCGGGAGCAGATACAGCAATGCTTTATGATAGCCTAAAGGCTTCAAAACAAGAGAACGAATACATGAAACAGGAAGGCTGGATTACATCGTCAGGGAACTTTGCTGAAGCTATTGCGGGAGTTAGTGGCGGGTTATTAGCCGCCCTAAGCTTAAGGATGCCCTTTTATTTTCAATTCGCTGTATCCTCAGTTGCCATTCCGGCAGCGTTTCTTTTAAGAGAACCTCAAATACATGCTAAAGCAATCGCAAAAAATTTTAGTAGCATTCTAAAAACCATTCGTCAAACTTTTCAACATCGCGAACTACGGTCTGCATTACTGGTTTCATCATTTACCGGAACCGCGTCGTTAACCTTTGCGTGGTTTGTTCAGCCCTATTTTAAAGCGATAAATTTGCCACTTCCGCTATTTGGTACCATGTGGACTTTACTGAACCTTTCGGTTGGGCTTTCATCCATGATATCGTATAAAGTAGAAAGCAAGCTAGGACAGCGAAAATCTCTACTATTAATTATTATCGGATTGTCTGTTGGATATTTACTCTCAGCCTGGCAAGTCAGTCTGGCCGGATTATCAATCCTATTTTTCTTTTACCTTATTAGGGGTATTGCACATCCGATTCTTAAAAACTACATTAATGGTTATACGCAGTCCGAAGTGAGGGCTACCATCTTATCAATTAGAAATTTTGTAATCCGTATCAACTTTGCTGTGATTGGTCCGGCACTGGGGTATTTAACCGATCAGTTCAATTTATCAACCGCATTGTTTTGTGCCGGAATAAGCTATTTGATAGTTACACTAATCGTTGCACTTCCTCTTCTTCAAAAGTAA
- a CDS encoding MBL fold metallo-hydrolase — translation MEKALNFKIEFLGTGTSQGVPVVACDCATCQSTNARDKRLRSALFIEADNQKVVIDAGPDFRQQMLRIGLKKLDAILITHEHTDHIFGLDDIRAFNWVQKHPTDIYAELRVQNSIKRVFDYVFEKNKYPGIPQMNLHLVENKPFKVNSVDVMPIRGYHHKLPVFGFRIGKMAYLTDINRIEDEEKQKLQDLDMLVVNALRIEKHISHFNLKEALELIKEVKPKQAYLTHISHLMGLHENVEQQLPDNVHLAYDGLKLSM, via the coding sequence ATGGAGAAAGCATTGAATTTTAAAATCGAATTTTTAGGAACAGGGACTTCGCAGGGAGTTCCGGTGGTGGCGTGTGATTGTGCGACATGCCAATCGACTAATGCCAGAGATAAACGCTTGAGATCGGCGCTTTTTATTGAGGCTGACAACCAGAAAGTTGTGATTGATGCAGGGCCTGACTTTCGACAGCAAATGTTGCGAATTGGATTGAAGAAGCTAGATGCTATCTTAATTACCCACGAGCATACTGATCATATTTTTGGTTTGGATGACATCCGGGCTTTTAATTGGGTGCAAAAACATCCGACCGATATTTATGCAGAGCTGCGGGTTCAAAATTCCATCAAACGGGTTTTCGATTATGTGTTCGAAAAAAATAAGTACCCCGGAATTCCGCAAATGAATCTACATTTGGTTGAAAACAAACCATTCAAAGTGAATTCGGTTGATGTAATGCCAATTCGCGGCTACCATCATAAACTCCCAGTGTTTGGGTTTCGGATTGGTAAAATGGCTTACCTCACCGATATTAATCGAATTGAAGACGAAGAGAAGCAAAAACTCCAGGATTTGGATATGCTAGTGGTTAATGCGCTTCGAATTGAAAAGCACATTTCCCACTTCAATTTGAAAGAGGCGTTGGAGCTGATTAAAGAAGTAAAACCGAAACAAGCCTACCTCACTCATATCTCGCACCTGATGGGACTTCATGAGAATGTAGAACAACAATTACCTGACAATGTGCATCTGGCTTACGATGGATTAAAGCTGAGTATGTAA
- a CDS encoding SAM-dependent methyltransferase, with the protein MASLYLIPITLGDSELNTVIPENHKRIILSISHFIVENIRTTRRFLKKVDRNIDIDSLHFYELNKHTNKNQLHSYLDPIKQNLPVGIMSEAGCPGVADPGAEVVRIAHEQSVRVVPLVGPSSILLAMMASGMNGQNFAFNGYLPIKKGEKAMQIKHLESRIYSENQSQLFIEAPYRNLQLLDDLLQNCQPQTELCVACDLTLETEFIKTQSISNWKKSKPDIQKRPAIFILGK; encoded by the coding sequence ATGGCAAGCTTGTACCTCATCCCAATTACTTTGGGCGATAGTGAACTCAATACCGTTATTCCTGAAAATCACAAGAGAATCATTCTTTCAATCTCTCATTTTATTGTTGAAAATATTCGTACGACACGTCGTTTTCTTAAAAAAGTGGACCGGAATATTGACATTGACTCTCTTCATTTTTACGAATTGAATAAACATACCAACAAGAACCAACTCCACTCATACTTAGACCCCATAAAGCAAAACTTGCCGGTAGGAATTATGTCGGAAGCCGGATGCCCCGGTGTTGCCGACCCTGGAGCCGAGGTTGTACGAATTGCCCATGAACAAAGCGTCCGCGTAGTCCCACTTGTTGGGCCATCATCCATTTTATTAGCTATGATGGCCTCGGGGATGAACGGACAGAATTTTGCATTTAACGGCTATCTGCCCATCAAAAAGGGAGAAAAAGCTATGCAAATTAAGCATCTCGAAAGTAGAATTTATAGTGAAAACCAAAGCCAGCTTTTTATTGAGGCTCCCTACCGAAATTTGCAACTACTTGATGACTTACTGCAAAACTGCCAGCCACAAACCGAGTTGTGCGTTGCCTGTGATTTAACCTTGGAAACAGAATTCATTAAAACGCAGAGTATTTCTAACTGGAAAAAATCGAAACCAGACATCCAGAAACGACCGGCAATATTTATTTTGGGGAAATAG
- a CDS encoding NUDIX domain-containing protein, which translates to MQNQRIEFLKKLLPGFIPLFAFIAVDEIWGTKAGVIAALIIGIIEMTWIRVKEKRFDRFVLFDTLLLIALGGISILLDNDIFFKLKPALIELILCAVIALSAFSKVNIVELMSRRYMKGMEISEVQMSKMRQSLKLMFFVFLAHTALVFYAVFYMSNEAWAFISGGLFYILFGVVFIIEFAKQKRKQKQLSTEEQLPIVNEQGKVLGKAPRSVCHNGEKLLHPVVHLHVLNRKGDIYLQKRPLDKLVQPGKWDTAVGGHISFGEDLQTALRREAWEEIGLKEFSAKLVKQYIWESDLERELVYVFVTNDFQGIHLHSDEVTEGRFWTKKQLENSLGNSIFTPNFEHEFKLFFC; encoded by the coding sequence ATGCAGAACCAACGAATTGAATTTCTAAAGAAGTTACTTCCGGGCTTTATCCCCTTATTTGCTTTTATAGCCGTTGACGAAATTTGGGGAACGAAAGCTGGGGTAATTGCGGCCTTGATCATTGGCATAATTGAAATGACTTGGATTCGAGTGAAGGAAAAACGCTTTGATCGGTTTGTGCTTTTTGATACGCTACTCTTGATCGCTTTAGGAGGAATTTCAATTCTCCTGGATAACGATATCTTTTTCAAATTAAAACCTGCGCTGATAGAACTTATCCTCTGTGCCGTTATAGCCTTATCTGCCTTTTCAAAGGTTAATATAGTTGAACTGATGAGCCGCCGATACATGAAAGGAATGGAGATCTCTGAAGTTCAGATGAGTAAAATGCGACAAAGTCTAAAGCTAATGTTTTTTGTTTTTCTAGCACACACAGCCTTGGTTTTTTATGCCGTATTTTACATGTCGAATGAGGCGTGGGCATTTATAAGTGGTGGCTTGTTTTATATCTTGTTTGGGGTGGTATTTATTATTGAATTTGCAAAGCAGAAAAGAAAACAGAAGCAGCTTTCAACCGAAGAACAGCTACCTATAGTAAATGAACAGGGGAAAGTACTTGGCAAAGCTCCGCGTTCGGTTTGTCACAATGGCGAAAAATTACTTCATCCCGTAGTGCATCTGCATGTGTTGAACCGTAAAGGTGATATTTACTTACAAAAACGCCCCTTAGATAAGCTGGTGCAACCCGGAAAATGGGATACTGCCGTTGGTGGACATATCTCGTTTGGAGAGGACTTGCAAACAGCCTTAAGGCGCGAAGCTTGGGAAGAGATCGGTTTAAAAGAATTCTCAGCAAAACTAGTCAAACAATACATTTGGGAATCGGACTTGGAACGCGAGTTGGTTTATGTTTTTGTCACCAACGACTTTCAAGGAATCCATCTTCATTCGGACGAAGTAACTGAGGGGCGATTTTGGACAAAAAAGCAACTTGAGAATAGTTTAGGCAACAGCATTTTCACGCCAAATTTTGAACACGAATTTAAGTTGTTCTTTTGTTGA
- a CDS encoding FKBP-type peptidyl-prolyl cis-trans isomerase yields the protein MKKLFFFFALLGYALVAAVSCKNNGLDLEKLRAEELARLNEYIETNGITTEPTESGLYYIEQVKGTGDSIKVGDRVKIFYTGMLIDSTVFDASGNYEPLEFIVGSTDVITGMSEGVTYMTQGGKATFIIPSNLAYKATTSSGLPRFSTLIFDVEVYKHYKLSDTTN from the coding sequence ATGAAAAAGTTGTTTTTCTTTTTTGCTCTTTTGGGTTATGCGCTGGTTGCAGCCGTTTCATGTAAAAATAATGGCCTTGATTTAGAGAAGCTAAGAGCAGAAGAACTGGCTAGGCTCAATGAGTATATTGAGACTAACGGGATTACGACAGAGCCCACCGAGTCGGGCTTGTACTATATCGAGCAAGTAAAAGGGACTGGTGATTCGATAAAAGTAGGTGATCGGGTAAAGATTTTTTATACCGGGATGTTAATCGACAGCACTGTTTTCGATGCTTCAGGTAATTACGAACCTCTTGAGTTTATAGTAGGCTCTACTGATGTGATTACAGGAATGAGCGAGGGAGTAACTTATATGACGCAAGGAGGAAAGGCTACTTTTATTATTCCTTCAAATTTAGCGTATAAAGCCACAACATCTTCTGGACTTCCACGCTTTTCAACATTGATTTTTGATGTGGAGGTTTATAAGCACTATAAACTTAGTGATACTACAAACTAA